DNA sequence from the Prolixibacter sp. SD074 genome:
AATTATGAGTGGTAGTAATGCCGTTTAATCGAAGCCCATACGTGTGAATCTATGGATAAAATCCGTGCTAATCCCTGCTTAACGGCAACCTCGAAGTGCAATTCATCATTTGTTATTCAAAATTTCTTTCTCCCCATCTTTTTTCCCTTCTTGCCGAATTGCCCCGATTTTTCTATCTTCCATCTTTTCATAATCATTCATTATGCTGACTATCCGAATGGCTTCGGGGGCTGATGTGCCCGCCATAACCCGCATTTATAATCATGCTGTGTTGCATTCGACTACCACGTTCGATACCGTTCCCCTTACGGAAGAAGAGCGCCGGATGTGGCTGGCTTTGCATGAGGAAGACTCTCCGGTACTGGTTGCCCAGGTCGAAGAGGACGTGGTTGGATATGCATCTCTTTCTAAATGGTCGGAGAAGAAGGCATACGACCAAACGGTGCAGTTTTCCATTTATCTCGATGAGAATTTTCGTGGACAGGGAATTGGGCTGCGGTTGAGCGAAGCGATTCTGAAATATGCGAAAGAGCAAGGAATTCACAGTGTGATTTCGCTCATATCAGAAGGGAATGAGGTGAGCTTCGCGCTGCACCGAAAGCTGGGATTTCAGCTAATGGGCGTAATGAAAGAGGCCGGAAGGAAATTCGGCCGGTACATCGATGTTCATTTTTATCAACTACTTCTTTGAGATGAAAGTTTTCTTTTTGTGAAGTTCAGTGATGGGAAGATTTTTCAGTCTTTTTACCCCGGCCCGAAGGGGGGAAGACTGAAAAATCGAGGGTTCCCTTTAGTCCCGAGAATTCGGGAAGGGTAAAAAAACTTGATTTTTCAAAGATCCAAATCGTTGCAGGAAACGAATTAACCAGGATATTTGCACAGCAAAGACCAACAAAAATTAATGAACGATGACCAATAGAAAAGTTCGGTTCGGTGTAGCGCTCAGCGGTGGCGGCGCCCGTGGATTTGCGCACATTGGAGCATTGAAAGCGCTCGAAGAATACGGCCTGCAGCCCGACGTGATTTCCGGGACGAGTATGGGCGCATTGGTGGGTGTTTTGTATGCTGCCGGTTATGCTCCTGAAGAAATTTCGGAGATGATTCGTCAGGAAAAGTTCTATAGACTGATTGATATCCGTCCGCGGAAAGGAGGGATTCTGAACCTGAAGAAAGTGCAGGATTTGCTGACCGGGAAGATTGAAAAGAACGACTTTTCAGCGCTAAAGAAGCCGTTTTATGTGTCGGTGGCGAACCTGAACAGCGGCGAGAACGAAGTGAGGTCTAGCGGGAAATTGTTCGAGTTCGTGATTGCGTCCTGTTCCATTCCGGTCATCTTTGCGCCTCAGGTCATTGATGGGAAATCGTATGTCGATGGGGGACTTTTCAATAATCTTCCAACGGAAGCCATTTACGAAAAAGCGGATGTCGTGATTGGTGTGAACGTCAATCACAATTCGCCGGTGGAAGTGATTGGCGGGAGCCGCGAAATTGCCGAGCGTTGTTTTCAGCTGGGCATCGCGCAGAATGTGGAAAAGAGCCGGGAACTCTGCGATTATTTTGTCGACCCGCCCGAAACACGCCGGTTCGGGACGTTCGACTTCCCGCAAATCGACCGGATTATGGAAGTCGGTTACCAGGAAGCCGTGCGGGTGCTGAAGGAGGAAATAATACCCGACGGCTGGCTTCCGGTAATGAGAGAGAAGTTGTCAGCAAAGCAGTAATACCCCAAACCCCTGAAGGGGCTTAAAGGTAGTGAAAGCTTGCAATTGCAGAGCGTTCATGTAATGAGGATAAAATTTTTGATATTTTGCTGAAGCCATCATCAAAGTGCTTAAGGAGGGTGTCCGAAAAGTCTGACTGCAAAATTAAATCTTACTAATTGTAACCGGGCCTTCCGTTTTACCCCTCCAAAGCTCCCCTAAAGGGGCGGCTTAAGTCCCCTTTAGGGATTAGGGGTGCTTGATAAGGAATCAGTTCGACAAAAACCTTTCGGGAATGAAAATATTCAAATTTGGTGGCGCCTCGGTGAAAGATGCCGCGGCCATTCGTAACCTGGCAACCATATTGCAATCTTACCGCCAAGATGAGCTGGTGGTGGTGATATCCGCCATCGGGAAGACAACCAACGCGCTGGAAGAAGTGGTGCGCACCTATTTTTCGGGCGAGAAAGCCATGTGGAAGCATATCGAAACCATCAAATCGGAGCACTTTGCCATTATCGACGCGCTGTTCCCGGACCCGGAAAGCCCGGTGCGCAACGAGGTGAATGACTTGTTTGAGCGCCTGGCTGATAGTGTTTCTGTCCCGCCTTCGCTGAATTACGATTACGAATACGACCAGGTTGTTTCGTTCGGGGAACTGCTGTCGACCCACATCGTGAGTGCGTACCTGAACGAGAATGGCTTTCCCTGCCGCTGGATGGATGCGCGGGGCTGCATCCGGACGGAAGATACCTGGAGGAAAGCGGTCATCGATTATGAACTTTCGGAAGAGTTGACAAAGGAAACCGTCGATTTCCAAGAGGAGAAATGCTACCTCACGCAGGGTTTCATTGGGTCAACCACATCGAACCTGACGACTACGCTCGGGCGCGAAGGTTCCGACTTTACGGCGGCCATTTTCGGTCATCTGCTGAACGCCGAAAGTGTGACCATCTGGAAAGATGTGCCGGGTATCCTGAATGCCGACCCGCAATATTTCGATGCCACGCTGAAACTGGATCGGTTAACTTACCGGGAAGCGGTGGAACTGACCTACTACGGTGCAAAGGTGATTCACCCCAAAACCATGAAGCCGCTGTTCGAAAAGAATATCCCGTTGTACGTGCGGTCGTTCCTGCAGGCCGGCGAAATCGGGACGGTGATTGGAGGCGAGATACATCCCGATGAGCAAACGCCCATCTTTGTGCTGAAACGAAACCAGGTGTTGCTGACCATTTCGCCCAAAGATTTTTCCTTTATGGGCGAAGCCTCGATCGGTCACATTTACTCCATGCTGGCCGGTTACCAGATGGAAGTGAACATGGTACAGCAATCGGCGCTGAGTTTGTCGGTGGCAGTGACCAAACCCGACCACGACTTTGAAACCCTGGTGGACGAACTGGAGGAAGATTTTGATGTGCGCTACAACAACGGCCTCGAACTGCTCACCATCCGCAACTACACCGATGCGGAAATCACGCGGCACACGTCAGGGCGCAGGATCTTTGTGGAGCAACGCAGCAGAAGGACCGCGAGGTTTTTGGTGAAGTTGGTTGTTTTGTGACTATTTTGTTGCCTTTGGGAGGTATTGATCCTCATCGTTATAAGTCATCAATTCGTTGTACGATCTGATTCACATGATCTATTCCATATAATAATGAAGCTTCATCTATTTGCATCCAATTAAACAAATCTTTGATTAGGCGATAGTTTTGTTTTGCATAGGTGGTATCAATGACTGGATTTCCTAATCTAAAGCAAACTGGTTCGTGATGGGCAATCCGGTTTCGTATTTTATTAATTCTCTCGAGTTCATTAAAAACATATCGGTGATTGTACTGAACTGTTGGACTACTTGTTGGTTTAGCCGGGAAGATTTTTAACAAAGATTGGCCGCCGGAATAAAATTGAGGTTGTGAAAACAGGTACCTCCAAAAACCAAGATCCATTTCAGCAATTAATTTCGGATGAGAGTAGTTGTTATTTAGTTTTCTCAATTCTCTTCGAATAATAAGGGATGTTTTTCTACATTTTTGATTATCGAACATTCCATTCCTGCTTACCGAATTTTTTAACCACTCGCTTCCATGAATCGAAGAGTAGTGATAGTCTATTGCATTTCGCAATGCAATTTCAAAACAACTAATAATGGTGAATAATTCTTGAGAGAGTTTCAAATTCAAACGATATAACGTCATGGCCTTTCTGGAATCATTGGAACAGGCGACCATATACCGATTCATTCGAGGACGAGACATTATTCTCTCGAAGACACTGTATTTCATAGGTTAGGTTCTTGTAAAATACAAATATACGTGTTATATTTGTACCAGATTATTCCCAGTAGCCCCTGATTTTTCAAGCTATTGGGTTTTTGCTTTTATAGACCTACCAATTTAAATTTCTTACACATATTTTTAATCACCATCCGCAACTACACCGATGCGGAAATCACGCGGCACACGTCAGGGCGCAGGATCTTTGTGGAGCAACGCAGCAGACGGACCGCGAGGTTTTTGGTGAAGTAGCATTGGAGGTTGATGGTACGAATGTTCTCGAAGAAACCATACAAAACCTCGCAATTGAAATCGAACAAAAGTTTCCTAATGAGAATTCTTAGAATAATCATTTAAAAATCTAATAATAGAATAACCTATTTCTTTTGCCATGTTAACAGGAACAGCATTGCCAATTTGTTTATATTGCTGTGAAATAGAACCTGCGAACTGCCAATCATCGGGAAAGGTTTGGATTCTGGCATATTCTCTTACAGTAAAAGGCCTCGTTTCATCTGGGTGGCACCGTTCTGTTTGTTTTTGTGCGGGACTACATGTTAGGGTTAAACTAGGCTCATCCCAACTCAGACGCCTTGCCATGCCTGTTTTCCCACCACCGAGATAAAAACTCCCCCCCATATATGATCTTTGAATTTCAGTTGGTAAATCTCGCCAATAACCACCTTCTGGAATTAAATCCATTACTTCCTTTTTTGATTTAGGATATTGCTGGCCTTCTGAACCAGGGACATCAGTATTATACAATTCTCCTTTTTTCAGTGCATCTTTCAGGTTGTAAATTTTTTTGTAAGGCTTTGGGAAATCAAATAGCTCATGGTTAATATCTTTTCTTATCCCTACGATTAACACTCGTTCACGTTTTTGAGGTACTTTGTAAAAAATTGCTTTAATTAATCTTGGAGGTAAAACATTATAGCCAATCTCATTAAGTACTGAAATCATACCCTCAATAGTTCTACCACCGTCATGATTTAGTAATCCTCGTACATTTTCCCCAACACATATCGGAGGCATCGTTTCTTTTACAACTCTGGCAAATTCATAAAAGAGAGTCCCTCGTGCATCCTTAAAACCTAGTTTCTTGCCGGCATAGCTGAATGCTTGACAGGGAAAACCTCCTGTTACAATATCAACTTGACCTTTATATTTCTTAAAGGAAACATTTTTTACATCATCTTCGATTACATTCCAGTCTGGTCTATTTTTTCTTAATGTTTCTGCTGCCAAGTGGTCTATCTCGTTTAAAGCAAGACATTTAACTCCGGCCTGTTCTAAACCTACCGCTAAACCACCTGCACCAGCAAATAATTCAATTGCATTGTATGGCTTATGAGCCTCAACAAAGTTGGTGTTTTCATCTGAGTGAAACAGAAAATCCAGTTCGTCGAATATTTTCAACTGGTCTTTTTTGTATAATCTGTAATTGCTCATCGGTTCACGGACGGCTGACAATTTTCCGTTCCTGTCCCAACGACGTAAAGTTTCTTTGCTCACTGACAGTAAATCTGCTACTTCTGATAATGTGTAGTACTCTTTCATTTCCATACCCATATTAAACAAGATTATACATGGTTACAAATGAATTGTATTTTTTTATGAAATACAAGATATTTGTAGATAAATATCAAACAATTATCAAGTGACTGATTACTCGCAAAATATAATTAAAGTCCCCCGATTTAACGAGGCAAGTGGTTTTTATACAACCAAGGAGCGCTCGAAGTTAATGAGTAAAATAAAAAGTCAGGATACCAAACCTGAACAGAAACTTCGAAAGTTTTTATGGGGCATTGGTATTCGATATCGAAAAAATGTCAAAAAGATGCCAGGTACTCCTGATATTGTTATTTCTAAATACAAATTAGTAATTTTCGTAGACGGTGAATTCTGGCATGGCTTTAATTGGAAAGAAAAAAAGGAAAAGATAAAGTCTAATAGGGCGTTTTGGATCCCTAAAATAGAACGAAACATGCAGCGTGATAGAATGAACGAAATCTTTTATATAAAGAAAGGATGGAAAGTCATGCGTTTCTGGGAGCACGAAATCAAAAAAGAGTTTAATGTTTGTGTTAGTAAAATACTCGACTACCTGGATGCTTTCCCAGATCATGAGAGCAGTTAACCCTTAAAAAATAAGGGAATAAAATAAAAAATCCGCTGCAAAACGATATGAAAAATTTTATGTAAGTGGTTAAATGCCCCATTAGTCAGCTTCCTTAAAGACGTGATGCAAACGTATATAAATTCATTCATTCTGAACCGATTTTTCTATTTAAGCCGTTCTGATTTATTGATTTAAAAATGTATCTCAACTTTCAATTTTTGTTTCGAAAGTTTTCTATCCCCCTGGTTTCATCAAGCTACTAATTTGGCACTTTCCCCCTTCCTTTTCGTATAAACTTTTCAACACTTTCTGGTTAATAGTGAAATGTGAAGGCGGGAAAACCCCAATAAACAATGCCCATACCTTATCTTACTCAGCCAAAACCTGTTCTAAAACATAAGAAACGTTTTGTCTGAATTTTGTACATTCATACAACGTTTTTGACGACGACAGACTCCCGTAAGGAAATTGTATTAACAAAACAGATATCCGGTTACGGCTACGATAAAGAAAAACATTCGGTAGAAAAATAAGTAGCGCCGGGAAACGATTCCCGTCAGGGGCCTGACTATCTGCCATTGGCTTAAACGAGATGTCGAACCTTAAATCCTAACCACTATGACCTGAATTGAAAAACAGAACCTGTCCACAAACGTAACGGTCCGGAAATTGGCGATGGCTTATCGCTCCCCATCATGACCGGTCGCCCGGTACACACTGAATTTTGGGCCCCCGTGAGTTTGAGGGAGCCCATCAGCCGTCGATATTGGCCCCCATGACTTTTAGGGCGGTCAACCGGAGCAGATATCGTTCCTGAAAACTTTGAGTGCGGTTAATTGGAGCAGATATCGTTCCTGAAACGTTTGAGGGCGAACAACCCGTGTAGATCTCTAATCTGAAAACTTTTTGGGCGGTAAATTGCAACGAGATTGCTCCCTAAAAAGTTTTAGATCGGAAAATTCAACAGAAGTGCGCCCTAACGGTTTTTAGATCGAAAAAATACAGCGGGATTCCTCCCCAAAAATTTTTAGATCGAAAAAATACAGTGGAGGAGCTCCCAAAAAGTTTTCAGATCGGAAAAATTCAACGGAAGTGCTCCCTAACGATTTTTAGATCGGGAAAAAACAACGGGCTAGGGCCCTAAAAGTTTTTAGATCGGGATTCCGGTTCCGGCGTTGGCAAAAAACAAACTCAGCGTACAGGCCGACTGCCCAGTCATACAAACAGTAATACATTCTCCCGATTGTGCCGCCGGCATAACCGATGTACTAACTCGCTCACCCTATAACGGTGAGTTATGTTTCACAATTCAAACCAAAAATCATGAAAAAGTACATTTTTAAATCCCTGCTGACTGTTGACAATACGATTTACTTATCGGAAAACCTGATGCGGATAATTAAAGCGATACTGGAAACCGACAGCAAACTGAAAGGCCTGAGCGACAAACTAAAGGCTGTCTATGAGCGGATGGTCGCAAACAAGAAACGGAACAGCGCCAGCGCCCTGACGCAAAAGAAAGCTCAACTGGATCAGCGCCGCGACCAGGGCTACATCTCGCTGCGCGACATCATTCACGGTATATCGCTGAGCCTGATTCCGGAGGATGCAGAGAAGGCGCTGTCGCTTTACCGCGTTTTTGAGGCCGTGGGGACCACATCGTATTCGTCCGGCTACAAAGACCAAACAGCCTCGCTGTCGTCGCTGTTCTCGGAGCTCGACAAACCCGAGCAGCAGACCGCGTTAACGGATTTGGCCCTTCTGCCTTATTACGGGGCATTGAAAACGGCTGAAGACGATTTCCTGGAGATAGATAAACAAATGCTGGATGAATCGACGGAGAATGAGCTGAACTACGAACCGGCCCAGGAGATCATGGTGGATATGGTTCCGGCCCTCACCGACCTGGTTGGCTACATGGAGCTGAGCAGCTCGTTCGACGCAGCCACCTACGGCGATGCCTTTAACCAGATGGTGACGGTGATTAACGAGGTGAACGCCACGGCCCGCGCCCGGCTCACCAATAACGAGAATGATTCGGGAGAAGAAACCGAAAATTGATGGTACGAAGTATTCCGTTGATAATCCTGACAGGTTTTGGAAACCTGTCAGGATTTTTTGTGCCCCGTACCTGTCGATGGTTGAAATTCGCCCCACCTAACCTCTCCAGCCGGGGAGGGATTTGGGCCGCGGAGGTTGGTTTTCCATTGGTCTCCTTCGATGACCACACGCTGTTGGTGGTTTTTCAGTTCGGATGGGATGATAGGTTGTTAAAAAACGGATGAGGAAACCGATGTGCACCCCCGCCCGGAGGTGAATGGTTGCTAACAATATGAAATTCCTCCCGAGTCTTTCCCGCCCGTATTAATATTCAACTCCTAACGGAGTTGTTTTTTATCAGGGGCGGTTATCCTCCGGCTTCACCGGAGGTGATGAACATTTGTCCCTCCGGGACGCTGCACCTCTGACAACAACATCCCCGACATTGATCTCTTTTCCGGCAACGCCGGATAATTATTCTTCACCCCCAATGAAATTGGGGGCAGGAAGGCCTCCTCTTACAAACAACCCCGAAGCGGGTTGAATATTTCTTCTATGTACTTTTGGCTTGTTCCAAAAGTACCCAAAGAACAAGTCAAAGTGATCCTTCCGCCCGCGTCATGATTTTGCTTTGCAGGCCCACCAGCCAGAATTCCCACCTGTCAGGATTTTTAGTGCCCCGTACCTGTCGATGGTTGAAATTCGCCCCACCTAACCTCCCCAGCCGGGGAGGGATTTGGGCCGCGGAGGTTGGTTCGACCGCAATGGAGGTGATGTTTCGGTATGATGATAACCTGCCCTTTCAGGGCGAAGGTGCGGTGTTATTGGCTTTTATTTCCCAAGGCGTTGCCATTGGGCTGAATTAAGTTGTCCCTCCGGGACGCCGGTCTCTGCCCAACCACTGTCGGGGGTCGCGACCACGGGCAGTGTAGTAATTCTCGCTATCTCCACTTCTCACCATTTCTCAATTTCTTTGCCTGTGCCTTAGCCTGCGCTTTGATTCAATTTTCCACTCACTACTTCACCTCTTTAATATCCATGTGGTAGTTCCACTGGTCGAAGTATAAATTGCCACCGCTCCATTCCACTTCGCCGCGTTGAAAGTCGATGGGCCCGCTGCGCGGAAACTTCTTGGCCGGTGTAAATGGCTGGCTGAAGCCGTCGTTTACAATCATCCGGTAGCCGTCGTAACCACCGAAATAGAAATTCCGCACCGTCTCGTCCGGCACATCCAATCGCCCGAAAGAAGGGTCGACCGGCACCCAGCCGATACATTCGAAATATACTTCGCACCAGTCGTGCAGGTTCAGTT
Encoded proteins:
- a CDS encoding GNAT family N-acetyltransferase, with amino-acid sequence MLTIRMASGADVPAITRIYNHAVLHSTTTFDTVPLTEEERRMWLALHEEDSPVLVAQVEEDVVGYASLSKWSEKKAYDQTVQFSIYLDENFRGQGIGLRLSEAILKYAKEQGIHSVISLISEGNEVSFALHRKLGFQLMGVMKEAGRKFGRYIDVHFYQLLL
- a CDS encoding patatin-like phospholipase family protein: MTNRKVRFGVALSGGGARGFAHIGALKALEEYGLQPDVISGTSMGALVGVLYAAGYAPEEISEMIRQEKFYRLIDIRPRKGGILNLKKVQDLLTGKIEKNDFSALKKPFYVSVANLNSGENEVRSSGKLFEFVIASCSIPVIFAPQVIDGKSYVDGGLFNNLPTEAIYEKADVVIGVNVNHNSPVEVIGGSREIAERCFQLGIAQNVEKSRELCDYFVDPPETRRFGTFDFPQIDRIMEVGYQEAVRVLKEEIIPDGWLPVMREKLSAKQ
- a CDS encoding aspartate kinase gives rise to the protein MKIFKFGGASVKDAAAIRNLATILQSYRQDELVVVISAIGKTTNALEEVVRTYFSGEKAMWKHIETIKSEHFAIIDALFPDPESPVRNEVNDLFERLADSVSVPPSLNYDYEYDQVVSFGELLSTHIVSAYLNENGFPCRWMDARGCIRTEDTWRKAVIDYELSEELTKETVDFQEEKCYLTQGFIGSTTSNLTTTLGREGSDFTAAIFGHLLNAESVTIWKDVPGILNADPQYFDATLKLDRLTYREAVELTYYGAKVIHPKTMKPLFEKNIPLYVRSFLQAGEIGTVIGGEIHPDEQTPIFVLKRNQVLLTISPKDFSFMGEASIGHIYSMLAGYQMEVNMVQQSALSLSVAVTKPDHDFETLVDELEEDFDVRYNNGLELLTIRNYTDAEITRHTSGRRIFVEQRSRRTARFLVKLVVL
- a CDS encoding Abi family protein produces the protein MKYSVFERIMSRPRMNRYMVACSNDSRKAMTLYRLNLKLSQELFTIISCFEIALRNAIDYHYSSIHGSEWLKNSVSRNGMFDNQKCRKTSLIIRRELRKLNNNYSHPKLIAEMDLGFWRYLFSQPQFYSGGQSLLKIFPAKPTSSPTVQYNHRYVFNELERINKIRNRIAHHEPVCFRLGNPVIDTTYAKQNYRLIKDLFNWMQIDEASLLYGIDHVNQIVQRIDDL
- the dcm gene encoding DNA (cytosine-5-)-methyltransferase translates to MKEYYTLSEVADLLSVSKETLRRWDRNGKLSAVREPMSNYRLYKKDQLKIFDELDFLFHSDENTNFVEAHKPYNAIELFAGAGGLAVGLEQAGVKCLALNEIDHLAAETLRKNRPDWNVIEDDVKNVSFKKYKGQVDIVTGGFPCQAFSYAGKKLGFKDARGTLFYEFARVVKETMPPICVGENVRGLLNHDGGRTIEGMISVLNEIGYNVLPPRLIKAIFYKVPQKRERVLIVGIRKDINHELFDFPKPYKKIYNLKDALKKGELYNTDVPGSEGQQYPKSKKEVMDLIPEGGYWRDLPTEIQRSYMGGSFYLGGGKTGMARRLSWDEPSLTLTCSPAQKQTERCHPDETRPFTVREYARIQTFPDDWQFAGSISQQYKQIGNAVPVNMAKEIGYSIIRFLNDYSKNSH
- a CDS encoding very short patch repair endonuclease, translating into MTDYSQNIIKVPRFNEASGFYTTKERSKLMSKIKSQDTKPEQKLRKFLWGIGIRYRKNVKKMPGTPDIVISKYKLVIFVDGEFWHGFNWKEKKEKIKSNRAFWIPKIERNMQRDRMNEIFYIKKGWKVMRFWEHEIKKEFNVCVSKILDYLDAFPDHESS
- a CDS encoding DUF6261 family protein; the protein is MKKYIFKSLLTVDNTIYLSENLMRIIKAILETDSKLKGLSDKLKAVYERMVANKKRNSASALTQKKAQLDQRRDQGYISLRDIIHGISLSLIPEDAEKALSLYRVFEAVGTTSYSSGYKDQTASLSSLFSELDKPEQQTALTDLALLPYYGALKTAEDDFLEIDKQMLDESTENELNYEPAQEIMVDMVPALTDLVGYMELSSSFDAATYGDAFNQMVTVINEVNATARARLTNNENDSGEETEN